Below is a genomic region from Rhineura floridana isolate rRhiFlo1 chromosome 5, rRhiFlo1.hap2, whole genome shotgun sequence.
aagctgactgggtgaccttgggccagtcactgcctctcagcctcagaggaaggcaatggtaaaccctctctgaataccgcttaccatgaaaaccctattcatagggtcgccagaagtcaggatcgacttgaaggcagtgcattttccCCTGGTGAGATGGATCCTCTGTCTCTTGattgatctctctctcttctctttttcACAGGATCATACATTATTCAGATAGAGGGAAGAGATAGTCACCCCAATTGTTATCTTCAGTATTGTCTGGTGAGGAGATGTGGAGGGTAGGAATTGACTGCCATCAGCTGAGCGATGGGTGAGGGGAAAAGGACCTCCATCCTGCCACCGCCTTCACTTGTGGAAGTTGTGTGGTAGCATCAGAGGTAGAGGATAGGCAAGTCAGCACCATGCAGATCAGCAGAGCATCCTACTGTTATTgttattcactaaaaggcaaaaaacccttgcgttttaagaatgtacctatagaggcacaccaaattcttccaagctacacagaaagtggattggactgtgaaagacgaatcgaaattgtgtttgcattttaacaaatttgtagggcagtacaatatctcagagaggagttcaggtctcctgctcccctggtgcattcactatagctgcccaatttccctgctttttaaagtttgatagaaatatcaacaggtccattcttaaaccgcaaggtggtgttttttttttgcctattagtgaatttctctgctttttaatccaggaggtaagaaatgggatcctgtgcaagtttgctgagaattgatagatcatttgcatgcttatttagtgcactgggatttactccagtgtaatcaggcttaggataggtgaaactgaccgtggggagggggaggggaggcagaggaagggcaaggggaggagaaatggaagaggagaggagggggatgggagcagggaggagggagaggggaggagaaatgcaggtttgatcatttgcatgctttttgagttcagtgggatttacacctgtacaatcatgcttaggaaaggtgaaactgacctgggggaggggcagggaggggggagggggaaggagagaaagggaggaagggtagggggagggaaggtggggaatgggaggggaggggaggagatttggtgggtgggcactgggcagaggaaaagcccctttcctttccaaaaggaaaacattgtgtacagtatcattctttttcaggatttcccccacctttttattctacagcaggcacatgtagtctcctacccaaatttaaaccaaagctgtcactggccatatccatgctagacctttatttcattttagacagtcatggcctcccccacagaaaactgggaagtgtagtttgtgaagggtgctgagaattgctaggagatgtcctattccccttacacagctacaatccccagaagaggggctggctgttaaaTCAGTCTGACCACTGGAACTGTGTCAGGGAAAtaagagcctcctaacaactctcagcacctttcacaaactacacttcctaggattctttggtgaaagccatgactgtctgaagtgaaataaatgtttggcatgggtgtggccacctgattagccatccaaacagctgtgagtctggcttttagaacactgacagttggttcttactgagcatgcccaacattatcattcagttcaatgctaaatttcttaaattaattaaaaatcagccagacattttttttaacttttaaactgcagaagacgaaggtgagagtatggagcaaggtcagtaataggattacaggtactctgtgaacatggctaaattttaattaatttcaagaaattatgggaccacagacagaaaaaagtccaacggggtctggatttcccccctcttattTTACACGTTGAATTCTCaagtctctgactgttttgtgtattgccatgaaaacgtaaagggttgttaagcaaatgtttctgagttcagactattacgttttgtaaggttttgttttgaagtgagcttatgggaagcattagaatggcatggggggtattttcaatttaacattgtagaatgtgaaaaatccacgctggctatagtatacagccactcttgtggttagCCATTAAGATTCCACAAGACTCTTGTTTTTGATGCAACACAGCCCTACTGCTCCTCTGGAAATGGCCTTGTATGAGGTCagtctatttgtccatctagcccagtattgtctattctgatgGGTATCAGGgatgaaggatctgtcaatttcatttaatCCTAAATCCAGTTTtcttgaaaattctttagcattttagtgcaaatttctcctaatacacttttgcatgcagtttgactaatgtacacattttgaaagcagtttctcctaatatgatggatttttgtatcttatattcactaatacattcatttttatacacacttttatctaatgtaagcatttttctaaacactggttggagaacagcattgtctttgtttcggttctcatattgtttcagaaagtgtgaatttgattgatttggctttaaatgtaaaatgaatagaatttctcctccatccctagcagaCGTTCGTTGGGATCTTAGAGACCTTTCCTATCACCTGCTATCTGGTCCTTTTCACTGAAGATGCTGATTACTGAATGTGAAGCTtgtgcatgtgctctaccactgaactatgcccTGCACTGCCCAGCACATTCAAAATTTGCCTTTGCTTTTTCTCTAGTTCTTTGCTAATTACTTTACTGCAATATTACGAGGAAGGCATCCTCTCATCAGTATGCCATACTCAAGGGCTGGTGAATTACAAAGAGAAGCAATATGTACATCAAAACGAGACTTAAGTAAAATATGACATTTGCTCATGCGTTAAAAGCCAGAACATGCATTATCCACTGTTTTAAGACCTGCCTTGGAAACATGTAAATCAATGTAGTGCTTGAAGATGGTTTATATTCTGCACTAGATAGATGCTGTCAGTGTGTACTGTAGGTAAGACCAGTTTAATCAAAATCTAAAGGAAACTATCTAATAAATACACTCCTTATTGTCAAAAGGATAGTGTTTCAGGATAAATATGTTcaggtaattttatttatttttctagaaTATTTATAGGCGACTCTTCAGCAATGCTCTCACAGTGGCTGCTTGCAAAAAATAATCAAATCACAATGTAACATAATGAGTCATAAAAATACACTAATGTTataaacaaaacgccctagcccctttttgagGTCTAGTGGCTTGGGTTCGCTTCAAAATACTCactcaatagagctcaagaacgaacgaaacaagatggaggatggagtatatttatttctaacacgtgcacatggagaagtagcaagctaattctgactcagctaggcacaaccaagtcttttatcaactttgttttactaattatgcatgcatcaatatcatcataattacatcactttaatccctgcccatcttcttctggtaacgtcccctcgcttccatatccatatatggaacttgtttttcacactattccaccttgaatgttgcaacaatatttgatacttttctacagtacaggtggacattgcaactaaaagcctgggaccttatttttgcaaacacagctatctattgtgcaaatgcagctttaaacaatgataatgcatgtcagcaacttagcatttctctttacacactcacaagtaagttaactgtcagcaaattatCACACAAGCAAGTTGATTGTCagtttactgtgctacaattccaaacaggcctagcactttttactttaaccaaacaaggcaattaagcaaaatacatttttaattcaaacaaataaagtccattgtCACACTAAGACATGGATCAGGGTATCCTTTGCtcgggagaggaaattttatttgaactgtattgttcttttattgtatgttgttgaactgcgtTTTGTTGAAATacgacttgtattttaatatgtattttgtattttccttttacatgtttaattgtggtagcctatggctctgagcaataaagattcatttcatttcataaaaaatatcaataaaacaagACACAGCAGAGCAAAAAAACAAGATAAACCATTAACACTACACCTCCTCAGACACTTAAGAGATGGGGGGGTGCAAGAGAAAAGGCCCTGTGTCCTGTTATCACCCACCTTATATCAGAAgagatgtagctcagtggaagagcacatgttttgagtgcagaaggtcccagattcagtctctggtatctccagttagggctgggaaagaaacctgtctaaagccctggagagttgttgccagccagttctgagctagatggactaatggtctgacttggtataaggcagcttcctttgttcctatggtGGTGGGACTTCATGTGAAGGTTCATGTGAGAACAGGTGGTCCTTCAAATAACCTACTGCCAAGCTGTTTACGGTTCTGTAGGTCAGAATCAACGTTTTGAATTGTTCCTGGAAATGAACgagaaacaaatgtaaagtttCTGCCAATATGTGTTCCATGTGTTTGGGTCTAGTTAATCTCGCTGCTGTATTTTGTTCTTACTGTTGaacagcacatttcaaaaatCTAAATGAGATTGGAAGCTGTTGGAAAGTGATctatgccactgaggccacttgaaccTCCAGTGATAATAGCACCCATCTAATAGCACTCCTACTTTACACAAGGCTACGGTGAATTTGTTTGAGTGAACATAATTAGCGTAGATGTCTAGGGTATTCTCCCCAGAAAGTTTTCGTTTTAGCAACAAACAATTTATCCCTGCTGGTCACTTTTATACAACTGGATTAATAAAAATACTTGGAACTGGGGTTCCAGTAAATAAACAAGAAAGGGTTTAAACAATCCTAACCTCTGTCTCCTCAGCCGTtggtatattttttatttattgttgtctgtaaaatgaaaatcaataaaaagttattaaaaaaaagaagacgaAAGGATTTAAACTATCAGTGAAAAGTAACCATGGGTTCTGTGTATTCAAAGGGATAGCAAACATTTGCAAACTTCAAACCATTAGAAAGAAGGAGGTCAGAATGTACATGAAGATCTACAACTGGAGCCTCAGCTGAGTTTTGTGGAGAAGAAAGTAAAATTATCTTATGAACAATACTTTCAAAGTTAACAAATAAGATGTCAAAAGAAACTAGAAATTTCTGCAGCCATCACAAGTGATAATGCAAAGAaatctgggggtgggtgggtttgataCACTATTGTGTCATGCAGTTGGATCTTACTCTTgtgaagtaagtctcattgaattcaataggacttactcccaagcaatCGTGTATGGGAGACTGCCGCTTGATACGAGTGAGAGACCCTTTAAATCAGagttggagaacctgtggctctccagatattgcttgactaccactcctgtcatccctggctattggccatgctggcagggagttgggagtccaacaacatctggttcctTGCCACTGCTGTAGTGTAAGCTATAGGGATGGAGATGTTACTGACCACAATCCCTTACTAGAGCTGTTTTCAATCCCATgaaatatttaatttattattttatttatttattgcatttatatcccaccttttcagcaaggagctcaaggtggtatgcatggttctctccctcatttaatccccacaatcaACCTGCaagggtagattaggctgagaggcagtggctggcccaaggtaacccagtgagcttcatggtcaagcgAAGATTCAAACCTTGTCTCccgggtcccagtccaacactctaactactacccCACACTGATTTCATTTTTCAAGTATAAAGATGAAATAAATAGAGAAAATTTCACCTCATCATACCTAGAGAACCCCTAACATATGATTTAGATCTGCTTGACTCACTGTATGATAATGttaagattagggatgggggagaaattagattcagtttgcatttaaagccaaacttatcagattcacactttccaaaaaaaatatgggaactgaaacacaaccatcctttgaaattcatttatctgaattttgtgatgtaggtcTTCAACTAAATGATGTTTATGagtatgcatatattagggtaaagtgtgcataaaatgaatatatcagtgaaagtaATATACAGAAATCCaccatgttaggagaaattgcttgcaaaaatatgtaccttagtcaaaactgcatgcaaaaatatgtttactaaaatgctgaagaattttcagtaggattttcttttttaaaaaattgcaaattgctgcagaaatgtggagaactgaatttaaggttgaaaaAATATGAACATCAAAGGCTGGTGTAACTGTTCTATGCTTATTATGCTCATGTGTCTTCTGCAACATGCTTGCCCAAATACCATGACTTGATTTCACTGGATGTGTTTGCTCAAGAGATTTCTAATTAATGGGCTCCCCTCTCTTTTCTCCCTGCCCCTGAAGGTTGAAAAAAATGATGACATTGACCAAAAGATTGAACAAGATGGCATCAAACCAGAAGATAAAGCTCATAAGGCAGCCACCAAAATTCAGGCTAGCTTCCGTGGACACATAACAAGGAAAAAGCTCaagggggagaagaagggagatGCCCAAACTACTGATGTTGAAGCTGGCGAGAAGAAGGAGGAAGTCCTTGCCAATGGCCTGGCGGATGTCAAAGCTGCTATTACGGAAGCTGCTCCTTCCGAGAATGCTCTGCTGGCAGATGGCATCAAAGGGGGAAGCACCCCAGCCGATGAGAAGCAGGGGGAGGGCACAGCTGACAGTGGTTCAGAACAACCTGCCCCAAAGGCCACTACTCCTGCTCCCCCGTCGGAGGAAAAGCCCGCTCCTGCTGCCACTGAAACAGAAAGTGCAGCTAAAGCTTCCACTGATAATTCGCCATCCTTGAAGGCTGATGAAGCCCAAGTCAAGGAGGAACCTAAACAAGCCGATGTGCCTGCCACTGTCATTACTGCCGTTACCCCCACTGCTGCAGAGGATGCTACTGCCAAGGCAACAGCGCAGCCCCAAACAGACACGGCAGAGAGTAGCCAAACTGAAGAGAAGACAGGTATGCTAATAATGGCAGGGAGGAAACCTGTCTTAGAGCGGAGTCGGAGTGGTGAGGAGGGAGCTGGGAAATGGG
It encodes:
- the GAP43 gene encoding neuromodulin, which produces MLCCMRRTKQVEKNDDIDQKIEQDGIKPEDKAHKAATKIQASFRGHITRKKLKGEKKGDAQTTDVEAGEKKEEVLANGLADVKAAITEAAPSENALLADGIKGGSTPADEKQGEGTADSGSEQPAPKATTPAPPSEEKPAPAATETESAAKASTDNSPSLKADEAQVKEEPKQADVPATVITAVTPTAAEDATAKATAQPQTDTAESSQTEEKTDAVEETKPSESAQQEEVKEESKADQENA